Proteins from one Prevotella sp. E2-28 genomic window:
- the metA gene encoding homoserine O-succinyltransferase — translation MPLRLPDRLPAIDILKRENIFVMDNSRAHSQDIRPLRIVILNLMPLKITTETDLIRLLSNTPLQLDINFMKLKSHTPKNTPIEHMMMFYRDFESMRNEKFDGMIITGAPVETMDYEEVTYWDEIVEIFNWARTHVTSTLYICWAAQAGLYHYYGVPKYPLQKKMFGIFEQHTLQPQMPIFRGFDDKFMMPHSRHTEIRKEDILLHPELELLAESDDSGVCIVMARGGREFFITGHMEYSPNTLDTEFKRDFGVRDDVELPRNYYRNDDPSQPPMVSWRAHANLFYNNWINYYVYQETPFDINKIE, via the coding sequence ATGCCATTAAGATTACCAGACAGGTTGCCCGCGATAGATATTCTGAAGCGTGAGAATATCTTTGTAATGGATAACTCGAGGGCTCATTCACAGGATATCCGTCCACTGAGGATTGTGATCCTGAACCTGATGCCGCTAAAGATTACAACAGAGACAGACCTTATCCGACTGCTTTCAAATACTCCGTTGCAGTTGGATATCAACTTCATGAAGTTGAAGAGTCATACACCGAAGAATACGCCTATAGAGCACATGATGATGTTCTATCGTGATTTTGAGTCAATGCGTAATGAGAAGTTCGATGGTATGATTATTACGGGAGCTCCCGTAGAGACGATGGATTATGAGGAGGTGACGTATTGGGACGAGATAGTGGAAATCTTCAATTGGGCTCGTACACACGTCACCAGTACGTTGTATATTTGCTGGGCAGCTCAGGCAGGCCTGTATCATTATTATGGTGTGCCTAAGTACCCGCTTCAGAAAAAGATGTTTGGTATCTTCGAACAGCACACCCTTCAACCTCAGATGCCTATATTCCGAGGCTTTGATGATAAGTTCATGATGCCTCATAGTCGTCATACAGAGATTCGCAAGGAGGATATCCTGCTTCATCCAGAACTGGAACTTCTAGCTGAGTCTGATGATAGTGGCGTATGTATTGTGATGGCTCGTGGAGGACGTGAGTTCTTTATTACGGGTCACATGGAGTATTCGCCCAACACGCTGGATACAGAGTTTAAACGCGATTTTGGTGTGCGCGATGATGTCGAGTTGCCTCGCAATTATTATCGCAATGATGACCCGTCGCAGCCTCCTATGGTATCATGGCGTGCTCATGCGAACCTCTTTTATAATAACTGGATTAACTATTACGTTTATCAAGAGACGCCGTTTGATATCAATAAGATTGAGTAG
- a CDS encoding PP2C family serine/threonine-protein phosphatase translates to MILVGEELLRNGLSHADFETTDSNRCMLAIADGMGGHNCGEVASYDALTNMSFYFKDLPSNLDEKDFVDAMTNWLKSICLAVDAKGKENPMYKGMGTTFVALTYYSGRYYWLNCGDSRLYRLRDGELRQLTTDHSLSNALGLMTHSSQIVNCIGGGTTEAYIDIENITDDVKKGDVYMLCSDGLTDMITDSEVKELLSRSLEADTLCEAADNAGGYDNVSVIVLKIE, encoded by the coding sequence ATGATCCTCGTTGGAGAAGAACTGCTACGTAATGGATTAAGTCACGCAGATTTTGAAACAACAGACTCCAATCGGTGTATGCTTGCCATAGCTGATGGTATGGGAGGACATAATTGTGGTGAGGTTGCTAGTTACGATGCGCTGACCAACATGAGTTTTTACTTCAAGGATTTACCCTCTAATCTCGATGAGAAGGATTTCGTAGATGCGATGACCAATTGGCTTAAAAGCATCTGTCTGGCTGTCGATGCCAAAGGAAAAGAGAATCCTATGTACAAGGGTATGGGTACCACGTTTGTTGCTTTGACTTATTATTCTGGACGCTATTATTGGCTGAATTGTGGTGACAGCAGACTTTACAGACTTCGTGATGGAGAACTGCGACAACTTACAACAGACCATTCCCTGAGCAATGCTTTAGGCTTAATGACACACTCTAGTCAGATTGTCAATTGTATTGGCGGGGGTACGACGGAAGCCTATATTGACATAGAGAACATTACTGATGATGTAAAGAAAGGTGATGTGTATATGCTCTGTAGTGACGGCTTGACAGATATGATTACCGATTCTGAAGTCAAGGAATTATTAAGTCGGTCGCTTGAAGCTGATACGTTATGTGAAGCAGCTGATAATGCAGGAGGATATGATAATGTTTCAGTTATTGTACTAAAGATAGAATAG
- a CDS encoding AAA family ATPase, with protein MVSQHVLDKLVGLSDVKSQLKTIVDTYAYLRTRKDIATVRLSVNSIIMGETGTGKTALAEIIRDYFCQQQIISKPKLTMVDAVDYQRFVDQWDENIKKAKDGILFFDNVQKLLPDKYSNQVNPLDKLFVEMDKWGGNPIVILAGLPKGFEEFLENNPAVKNRFKYMFRLPVPNCQELCDMVKLQLNNKYGISAFSEEADKQLNRYFKYQIKIKDETFGNAHLAMKTAEDIFSSFISRGGKDSLVEKDDIKGYVPEERSLDDILNELDSFIGMTEVKQAVREMAYTVQNSLQRAERGLGEVQKISMHTVLTGNPGTGKTTIARKLGEILAAIGYLDSGHVVEVDRSKMVSQYMGETPKVVNELCDKAMGGILFVDEAYTLAPVSQSGDRDAQGAQALETLMKRMEDDRDKFVVIAAGYRMEMDNLFRINPGVRSRFNYFLNLEDYNPEELYQIMQMFAKEKQYVISAEAEKLVRKKIKEMYDQRDKDFANGRTMRQLFDEMCKRQASRLQKGEVSNMSDEQLMTIEAQDIPYEAPRVVDYSECLKKFDGMVGLESVKKEVTSLAAFLTLQIKRGDTNTFQGKHYVFTGNPGTGKTTVARIMADVFKTLGILSRGQLIEADRSKLVAGYSGQTAIKTNQLIDSAMGGVLFIDEAYTLKSNDQDSFGNEAIDTLLKRLEDDRGKFICIVAGYTDQMHDFIDSNPGLKSRFTQTIHFEDYTPDELTQIFINMATAKNFVLDDEMQSALHRQFEQLYLRRDKNFGNAREARRIFDQTVERQSERLVKAMSQPDVQVCDDNADGFLFEDMYKLTVEDLPMAQNTAARPLDEVLAELDEFIGMRSVKNAIRRLAVQSMFIKQRAAMGAGSVQQMTMNFILTGNPGTGKTSIARKMGEVLQSMEILPTSNVIEASRATLVGKYMGETPKIVNSMCDKAMGGILFIDEAYTLSDQNDQYGKEAIDTLMKRMEDDRGKFVVIVAGYQDKMEQFLMMNAGLASRFTYKLHIEDYTQEELFAIFKKMAEKQDYTLSAPAEFKALDVICQMLETKDETFGNAREIRNLLDETIQQLSIRVSNMPPETVTKETYQLILPEDIKDRL; from the coding sequence ATGGTATCGCAGCATGTGCTCGATAAATTGGTGGGACTGTCTGATGTGAAGTCTCAACTGAAAACCATTGTAGATACCTATGCATACTTGAGAACACGCAAGGATATAGCAACGGTTCGTCTATCAGTCAACAGCATCATCATGGGTGAGACTGGAACTGGTAAGACAGCCTTAGCAGAGATAATCCGTGATTACTTCTGTCAACAGCAGATAATTAGTAAGCCGAAACTGACGATGGTGGATGCTGTAGATTATCAACGCTTTGTGGATCAGTGGGATGAGAATATCAAGAAAGCAAAGGATGGCATTTTGTTCTTCGACAATGTACAGAAGTTATTACCCGATAAATATTCTAATCAGGTAAATCCGCTCGATAAACTGTTTGTCGAGATGGATAAATGGGGAGGAAACCCTATTGTGATTCTCGCTGGTTTGCCTAAGGGCTTCGAGGAGTTCCTCGAGAATAACCCTGCAGTGAAAAACCGCTTTAAATATATGTTCCGTCTGCCTGTTCCTAATTGTCAGGAACTGTGCGATATGGTAAAGCTTCAGTTGAATAACAAATATGGTATATCTGCATTCTCAGAAGAGGCTGATAAGCAGTTAAACCGTTACTTCAAATACCAGATAAAGATTAAAGATGAGACCTTCGGTAATGCTCATCTGGCAATGAAAACAGCCGAAGATATCTTCTCGTCGTTTATCAGTCGAGGCGGAAAAGATTCTTTAGTTGAGAAAGATGATATCAAGGGATATGTGCCTGAAGAGCGTTCGCTTGATGATATTCTCAATGAATTAGATAGCTTCATCGGTATGACCGAGGTGAAACAGGCTGTTCGCGAGATGGCTTATACTGTTCAGAACAGTCTGCAGCGTGCTGAACGAGGACTTGGTGAGGTTCAAAAGATATCTATGCACACGGTTTTGACGGGTAATCCTGGTACGGGTAAGACAACCATAGCTCGTAAACTTGGCGAGATTCTTGCTGCGATAGGTTATCTGGATTCTGGTCATGTGGTAGAAGTTGACCGTTCTAAGATGGTGTCGCAGTATATGGGAGAAACACCTAAGGTTGTCAATGAGTTGTGCGACAAGGCAATGGGTGGTATCCTTTTCGTTGATGAGGCCTATACACTTGCACCCGTTAGTCAGTCAGGCGATCGTGATGCTCAGGGTGCTCAGGCGTTAGAGACACTGATGAAGCGAATGGAGGATGACCGCGACAAGTTCGTTGTCATTGCTGCAGGCTACAGGATGGAGATGGATAACCTGTTCCGTATAAACCCAGGTGTGCGTAGTCGTTTCAATTATTTCCTGAATCTTGAGGACTATAATCCAGAGGAACTGTATCAGATTATGCAGATGTTTGCTAAAGAAAAGCAATACGTTATATCTGCAGAAGCAGAGAAACTGGTACGTAAGAAGATTAAGGAGATGTATGACCAACGCGATAAGGACTTCGCCAACGGTCGTACGATGCGTCAGCTCTTTGATGAGATGTGCAAACGTCAGGCAAGCAGACTGCAAAAGGGAGAAGTCTCGAATATGTCTGATGAACAGCTGATGACTATCGAAGCACAGGATATCCCATACGAGGCTCCACGTGTTGTTGACTATTCTGAATGTCTGAAGAAGTTCGACGGAATGGTTGGCTTGGAGTCGGTAAAGAAAGAGGTGACAAGTCTTGCTGCCTTCCTTACCCTACAAATCAAGCGTGGCGATACCAACACGTTCCAGGGAAAACATTACGTCTTCACGGGTAACCCTGGTACAGGTAAGACTACGGTGGCTCGCATCATGGCTGATGTATTCAAGACGTTGGGTATTCTTTCTCGCGGACAACTGATTGAAGCCGACCGCTCAAAACTTGTGGCAGGCTATTCTGGCCAGACGGCTATTAAGACCAATCAGTTGATTGACTCTGCTATGGGTGGTGTGCTCTTTATTGATGAGGCTTATACGCTGAAGTCCAATGATCAGGACTCATTTGGTAATGAAGCTATCGACACCCTTCTGAAACGTTTGGAGGACGACCGTGGTAAGTTCATTTGTATCGTGGCTGGCTATACAGACCAGATGCATGACTTTATTGATTCTAACCCCGGATTGAAGAGTCGTTTTACGCAGACCATTCATTTCGAAGACTATACACCTGACGAGTTGACGCAGATATTCATTAATATGGCAACGGCAAAGAATTTCGTACTTGATGATGAGATGCAATCAGCCTTGCATCGTCAGTTCGAACAGCTGTACCTGCGTCGTGACAAGAACTTCGGTAATGCCCGTGAGGCTCGCCGTATCTTCGATCAGACCGTAGAGCGTCAGAGTGAGCGACTCGTGAAAGCTATGAGTCAGCCCGATGTCCAGGTATGTGATGATAATGCAGACGGATTCCTGTTCGAGGATATGTATAAGTTGACGGTAGAAGACCTGCCGATGGCTCAGAATACTGCAGCCCGTCCGTTGGATGAAGTACTCGCAGAACTGGATGAATTTATTGGAATGCGCTCAGTTAAGAATGCTATTCGCCGTCTTGCCGTACAGAGTATGTTTATCAAACAGCGTGCAGCAATGGGTGCTGGTAGCGTACAGCAGATGACAATGAACTTTATCCTGACGGGTAATCCTGGTACAGGTAAGACATCTATTGCACGTAAGATGGGTGAGGTGCTTCAGTCTATGGAGATTCTGCCTACATCGAATGTGATAGAAGCCAGTCGTGCTACGCTGGTTGGAAAATATATGGGTGAAACACCAAAGATTGTCAACTCTATGTGTGACAAGGCTATGGGTGGTATCCTCTTCATTGATGAGGCCTATACGCTGTCTGATCAAAACGACCAGTATGGTAAGGAGGCTATTGATACACTGATGAAACGTATGGAGGATGACCGCGGTAAGTTCGTGGTTATCGTGGCTGGCTATCAGGATAAGATGGAGCAGTTCCTGATGATGAATGCCGGACTGGCCAGTCGCTTCACCTATAAGCTTCATATTGAAGACTACACGCAAGAGGAACTATTTGCCATCTTCAAGAAAATGGCAGAGAAGCAGGACTACACGTTGTCGGCCCCAGCCGAATTCAAGGCTTTGGATGTTATCTGTCAGATGTTGGAGACCAAGGACGAGACATTTGGCAATGCGCGTGAGATTCGAAACCTGCTTGATGAAACAATACAGCAACTCTCTATCCGCGTATCAAATATGCCGCCTGAGACTGTTACTAAAGAAACGTATCAGCTCATTCTGCCTGAGGATATCAAGGATAGGCTGTAG
- a CDS encoding FHA domain-containing protein: MIICPNCKEEIEDDSCYCDQCGQALLYCERCGRVGLGRRCTSCGGMMLAAGDFQQRQDVSAMSVSVSMRQISQRSSVMTSSGSNSNRGFIPVTPTLGGMTQLQLYNDSLGIRIVGINGGVIGRKQGPYIHFFKNQMYVSGAHAKILFRSDIGWCIVDLNSSNGTKLNDHRLQPDVEMSLKNGDIVTIANVVLKVSINGN; this comes from the coding sequence ATGATTATATGTCCGAATTGTAAGGAAGAAATCGAAGATGACTCCTGTTACTGTGACCAATGTGGACAGGCTTTATTATATTGTGAGCGTTGCGGACGTGTAGGTTTGGGCCGACGCTGTACTTCATGTGGTGGTATGATGCTGGCAGCTGGCGATTTCCAGCAGCGTCAGGACGTATCAGCTATGTCCGTATCTGTCTCTATGCGTCAGATATCTCAGCGTAGCTCTGTCATGACAAGTAGTGGAAGTAACAGCAACAGAGGATTTATTCCAGTTACTCCAACATTGGGTGGTATGACCCAATTGCAACTATATAATGATTCTTTGGGAATACGAATTGTAGGTATCAATGGTGGTGTTATAGGCAGAAAACAGGGACCTTATATACATTTCTTTAAGAATCAGATGTATGTCTCTGGTGCTCATGCCAAAATACTTTTCCGTTCAGATATTGGTTGGTGTATTGTTGATTTGAACTCGTCTAATGGTACCAAACTTAACGATCACCGCTTACAACCCGACGTAGAGATGTCATTAAAAAACGGAGATATCGTCACCATTGCTAATGTGGTACTGAAAGTTAGCATAAACGGAAATTAA
- a CDS encoding sugar kinase codes for MTEKTKFVTFGELLLRFSKLDHQRLSQGDYFTSKYGGSEANVAVSLATLGNHVQYITRLPNTPVGHAGAQNLMQLGVDCRHIQWGGQRIGTYYMEPAAGMRSAKVIYDRANSACSEIKPGMIPWRDILKDAAVLHVSGITAAISQSSADATFEALDIADEMGVKIAFDINYRKNLWQYGADPRETLKRMLSHCDMMFGDAIEFEWICQRKQPPFTAIDSNFEMQMDEYREWFDDLHREFPRCRKWLMGMRNMVASSHHLLTALLFTSDNGTDYDLLKAPIHDINGVVDPSGVGDAFMAGLLHSVHAFPNDNQLQLNYSLAASALKNTIPGDFNLATDEEINSLL; via the coding sequence ATGACTGAGAAAACTAAATTCGTGACTTTCGGAGAATTGCTGCTCCGCTTTTCAAAACTAGATCATCAGCGCCTTTCGCAAGGTGATTATTTCACCAGCAAATACGGCGGCAGCGAGGCTAATGTTGCTGTTTCACTGGCCACACTGGGGAATCACGTGCAATATATCACCCGACTGCCCAACACGCCTGTGGGACATGCGGGGGCACAGAACCTGATGCAACTGGGCGTAGATTGTAGGCACATCCAATGGGGCGGACAGCGTATTGGCACCTATTATATGGAACCAGCAGCCGGTATGCGTTCTGCAAAGGTCATCTACGACCGCGCGAACTCTGCCTGTTCAGAGATTAAGCCCGGCATGATTCCCTGGCGCGATATTCTGAAAGACGCTGCCGTACTGCATGTCTCTGGTATCACTGCCGCTATCTCACAGAGTTCTGCCGACGCTACTTTCGAGGCCCTCGACATTGCAGATGAGATGGGCGTGAAGATAGCCTTCGACATCAACTATCGTAAGAACTTGTGGCAATATGGTGCCGACCCTCGCGAGACGCTGAAGCGGATGCTCAGTCATTGTGATATGATGTTTGGCGATGCTATCGAGTTTGAATGGATTTGTCAGCGCAAGCAACCGCCTTTCACAGCCATCGACTCGAACTTTGAGATGCAGATGGACGAATATCGCGAATGGTTTGACGACCTGCATCGCGAATTCCCTCGCTGCAGGAAATGGCTCATGGGTATGCGTAATATGGTGGCTTCAAGTCATCACCTGCTCACTGCCCTACTCTTCACCAGCGATAACGGTACTGATTATGACTTGCTAAAGGCGCCTATTCACGACATCAACGGCGTGGTAGATCCATCGGGTGTTGGCGATGCTTTCATGGCAGGTTTGCTTCATAGCGTTCACGCCTTCCCCAACGATAATCAGTTACAACTGAACTATTCTCTGGCAGCATCGGCATTGAAGAACACCATTCCTGGCGACTTCAACTTGGCTACAGACGAAGAAATCAACAGCTTATTATAG
- a CDS encoding zinc ribbon domain-containing protein translates to MNKAYIFIVGIVSLLLTSCYYQTPETSDAWIVTEEQMDSISFYTTHHYTQNYNFLVTADSLNLIVQQPSELLSDMLVDTIVVHHDDRLVVADIMTLPSDTIDSVWVQVARDQLTIGWIREQAMLPGVAPDNPISQFITFFSDTHLLIMLAFLVVVFAAYTIRMLYRHKARIVHFNDIPSAYPMLLVLLVSSSAVFYSTIQLADPDSWRHYYYHPTLNPFAVPLHLCLFLLSVWAMLLIALAAFDDIRRQLSFSEAILYCFGLVGVCAIDYVVFSISTLYYIGYPLLIAYIAFAVYQYVHKGRALYVCGNCGEKMHSKGICPRCGTKNV, encoded by the coding sequence ATGAATAAAGCGTATATCTTTATAGTAGGTATTGTTAGTCTGCTGCTTACCAGTTGCTATTACCAGACGCCAGAAACCTCTGATGCCTGGATAGTGACCGAGGAGCAGATGGACTCAATCTCGTTTTATACGACTCATCATTATACGCAGAACTATAACTTCCTTGTTACTGCCGATTCCCTGAATCTCATTGTTCAGCAACCCTCAGAGTTGTTGAGCGATATGTTGGTGGATACCATCGTTGTTCATCATGACGACCGACTTGTTGTGGCTGATATCATGACGCTACCTTCTGATACCATTGATTCCGTATGGGTACAGGTAGCGCGTGACCAACTGACTATTGGTTGGATTCGTGAACAGGCCATGCTGCCAGGTGTGGCTCCTGATAATCCTATCTCGCAGTTTATTACCTTCTTCTCTGACACCCACCTGCTCATCATGCTGGCCTTCCTTGTGGTGGTCTTTGCAGCTTATACTATCCGTATGCTCTATCGCCATAAGGCTCGCATCGTACATTTCAATGATATCCCTTCGGCTTATCCCATGCTGTTGGTGTTGCTGGTATCGTCATCGGCCGTATTCTATAGCACCATTCAGTTGGCCGATCCTGACTCATGGCGTCATTACTATTATCATCCCACGCTGAATCCCTTTGCCGTGCCCCTACATCTTTGCCTGTTCCTCCTGTCGGTATGGGCTATGTTGCTCATTGCACTGGCCGCTTTCGATGATATCCGTCGCCAGCTTTCCTTTAGCGAAGCCATCCTGTATTGCTTCGGCTTAGTAGGCGTATGTGCCATTGATTATGTGGTATTCAGCATCTCCACCTTATATTATATAGGCTATCCCTTGCTGATAGCGTATATAGCCTTTGCCGTTTATCAGTATGTACACAAAGGCCGTGCTCTGTACGTCTGTGGAAATTGTGGAGAAAAAATGCACAGCAAGGGCATTTGCCCCCGCTGTGGAACGAAAAATGTATGA
- a CDS encoding U32 family peptidase, with protein MRKLELLSPAKNLECGIAAIDHGADAVYIGAQRFGARAAVGNSIEDIRTLCQYAHRFDAKVYVTVNTIVYDEELADTRSLLEQLAEAKVDAILVQDMGVMQMAQELGLTVHASTQTDNRKADKVRWLSSLGCARVVLARELSADEIAAIHAEVPDTELEVFVHGALCVSYSGLCYASQYCFGRSANRGACAQFCRMKFDLLDADGQEIDRQRYFLSLKDMNQSQHLGELIEAGAVSFKIEGRLKDINYVKNVTAAYSELLNAYIKHHPEAYERASKGRCTYTFKPDLRKTFNRGYTNYFLHGRQPDIASFDTPKAMGEFVGTVKELRGNSFNVAGVASFSNGDGLCFVNSNRELEGFRVNRVEGNRLFPLKMPAGLRPGLRLYRNNDQEMERLLSKPSAERKIPVKMSIRATEKGFSLQMGEVVATIEAEHQEAQKDPRENIIRQLTKLGGTSYTCTEVDIPADFNYFIPSSLLSELRRQVVSLAENNVFLGRKQRFPAEKTKVSLEDTYRNGYLYNVSNRLARLFYEQKGIAVSDAYELRPQKGPVMQCRHCLRYALGFCVKNGGHKPEWKEPLSLRLGDGRTFRLEFDCQHCQMNIYANE; from the coding sequence ATGCGAAAACTAGAACTTTTATCCCCAGCTAAGAATTTAGAATGCGGCATAGCAGCTATTGATCATGGGGCCGATGCGGTATATATCGGAGCCCAGCGTTTCGGTGCGCGTGCTGCTGTGGGCAATAGTATAGAGGATATCCGTACACTTTGTCAGTATGCTCATCGTTTTGATGCCAAGGTTTACGTAACGGTTAACACGATAGTCTATGATGAGGAATTAGCAGATACCCGCTCTTTGCTTGAACAGTTGGCTGAGGCCAAGGTTGATGCTATTCTAGTGCAGGATATGGGCGTGATGCAGATGGCTCAGGAACTGGGTCTTACAGTTCATGCTTCTACACAGACTGATAACCGCAAAGCAGATAAGGTACGCTGGCTCAGTTCGTTGGGCTGTGCCCGTGTGGTGCTGGCTCGTGAGTTATCTGCTGATGAGATAGCTGCTATTCATGCTGAAGTGCCTGATACAGAGCTCGAAGTCTTTGTCCACGGTGCACTTTGCGTTAGCTATAGCGGACTGTGCTATGCGTCGCAGTATTGCTTTGGACGAAGTGCTAATCGTGGTGCCTGTGCCCAGTTCTGCCGTATGAAGTTCGACCTACTCGATGCTGATGGTCAGGAGATTGATCGTCAGCGTTATTTCCTGTCGCTGAAGGATATGAACCAGAGTCAGCACTTGGGTGAACTCATTGAGGCTGGAGCTGTGTCATTTAAGATTGAGGGCCGACTGAAGGATATCAACTATGTGAAGAATGTGACGGCAGCTTACAGCGAACTGCTCAACGCGTATATCAAGCATCATCCTGAAGCGTACGAACGTGCATCAAAGGGTCGCTGTACGTACACCTTTAAGCCCGATTTGCGAAAGACTTTCAATCGTGGCTATACCAACTATTTCCTTCATGGCCGTCAGCCAGATATCGCTTCGTTTGATACGCCTAAGGCTATGGGCGAGTTCGTTGGTACGGTGAAGGAACTGCGTGGTAATTCATTCAACGTGGCTGGTGTGGCGTCGTTCAGTAATGGTGACGGCCTCTGCTTTGTCAATAGTAATCGTGAACTCGAGGGCTTCCGCGTAAATAGGGTAGAGGGCAACCGTCTTTTCCCCTTGAAGATGCCTGCAGGATTGCGTCCTGGTCTTCGTCTTTATCGTAATAACGACCAGGAGATGGAGCGCCTGCTCAGTAAGCCCAGCGCAGAACGAAAGATTCCTGTGAAGATGAGCATTCGTGCTACTGAGAAGGGCTTTTCTTTGCAGATGGGTGAGGTTGTTGCCACTATAGAAGCTGAACACCAAGAGGCTCAGAAAGACCCGCGTGAAAACATAATCCGACAGTTGACAAAGCTTGGTGGTACGTCTTATACCTGTACGGAGGTTGATATCCCTGCTGATTTCAATTACTTCATTCCTTCAAGCTTACTTTCAGAACTGAGAAGACAAGTGGTTTCCTTGGCGGAAAACAACGTTTTCCTTGGGAGAAAACAACGTTTTCCTGCGGAGAAAACAAAGGTTTCCTTGGAGGATACTTATCGAAACGGGTATCTTTATAATGTGTCAAATCGCTTGGCGCGACTGTTCTATGAGCAGAAAGGTATCGCTGTGAGTGATGCCTACGAACTTCGCCCTCAGAAAGGCCCCGTGATGCAGTGCCGTCATTGTCTGCGTTATGCTCTTGGCTTCTGTGTGAAGAATGGCGGACACAAACCCGAATGGAAAGAGCCGCTGTCTCTTCGCCTCGGCGATGGACGTACGTTCCGCTTGGAGTTCGACTGCCAACATTGTCAGATGAATATCTATGCCAATGAATAA